aaaattaaattttcctGCAATATGCgggaaaataaaaatttattagatgaaTAAAGCAGGTTCAGTGAATCATAATTGTATTTAAAATACAAGATAAACATGTTTATTTATAGTGTCTCAAAAAAGACATGTCATGTTGAAGTATGTATAAGTATACGCGTTCAATGTTTTCCATTACATTGTGTGTTGCTATTAACTGTGATGGAATCTCTAGTTTTGTGAAAGCTGCTTCATAATTCATTGCTTAAATATGAAAATTGTAAGTTACGTATATAGTCgatttattttatattgtagTAAGCTTAAACACGTGCATTGCAATAAAATAAAGAAATTTTTTTCAGAAACCTGCTTTGATCAAGATGTACCAAATAGTTAATAAGCAATCAGGGAATTCATTAGTTGTTCTTTGCTGACAAATTTATAGCTATCAAAAATAGAAAGAGAAAACATTCGATATTATAGAGTAAGGAACATCGCATATTCTTGCAAGGCCCtaatttgatgataaaaatttttaatattcaCAATCAAATTATTTTGAAGCACCTGTTTTACTTATTAAAAAAGTATGAAATTGGTGTAAAGGCATGTCTGAGTAATCAGGCTGTTTAAagtaaatgattgtgaatgtgcTTTTTTCACAGAATATTATACTCAGGaacgtattatgtatatctttaAATGAACTTCAAATAGACATATTTCATTGCCAGTACAGCTTTTATATTGAAAGTTATATTCGTTTTATCCTTCTATTTCTAGTTTGAAGCTCTTATCCAAAATAATACATagaagaaaataatttttaaaattgattttcaaaattttatgTGAAATAATTGGACTTAATTCTAGTATTATAATATTCTGTGGTATCAAGTTTTAACACGATGAAGTACTTCTCACAAGATTAGGTATCATTAACTACGACCTGGAAACACCAGGTGCTTTTAACATTTCAGAAATATCCATCAGGCCGTGCATCAGGTGATAGTTGCTTAAGTTTTGAAACGTTTACTTATAATCGTCGATTGTGAATTAATAATTTGAAACTGAATTGTTTAAGCAGAGAAGGTGATCGACAGCAGCAAGTGTTACACGGTCCGTCACCGACAACTGCAGGCCTACCTCATGGAGATCGAAACAAGCTGCTTATGCCACCTCCACATCCAGGTCTGTAACTAAGAGTATTCATGATGAAAGAATGCTGGATACCTTTTGAAAATTAACACGAgtgtaatattttataaatgCAATGAAATAGGTATATCAGAATACCTCTTAGTTTTATCACACAGAATAAGTATAGTTGACCCGCCTAATTATACTAGCGCTCATAAATGTCCTAAGATATCAACGACTTAGGTTTTCTTGGAATTTATTCGGATTTCTATTAAACGCGGCTATAATTAGCTGCCACTCGTTAGGAAATAAGGTTCCAGGTATTTTTGAGCGGTAGTGTGTAATTGAATAATGTATTACTACCTTCATTTCAGATGGGTATCTAGCATTGTTTCTCAATACTCTTAGCTTGTAGTATATTACTTATTGTAAATATATTTTCTCGCTAAACAGTATGATTCTTTCCTTACTCTTAATCCCATACATCTTAGCAATATGCTTTATCCGTGTACTCGTCTGAACACCTTGCAGATCGACGTCAGGAATGTCTACAACGTTTATAATACTACAGAGCGTAGATTGCTTTCCATTTGAATTTATTTGTATGATTTAGACTTAACATAACTTTCGCTATGTTATAATTACAAGACTGAAATAGTTAACTCAAGCATcttaattttaatgcttcttcgtATGTTTTTTTATTAAAGTACACATGTTTTCAGATCTCTGTGCAATGAAGCGATTTTACATTTCAGCGATTACTTTTAACTAGTATTAACTATAATTATTATCGTTCGTGTTCTGTTTAAATGCATTTTATTCTGTGTTTTAATATAAGTATGTTAAATTTAACGAACCAAAATAATACCAGGGATCAGATTTCCGAAGCTGAGCATGCAAATAATACGTGGAATAGCAGCACATGGTCACACTGACATTAATGATTCTTGCTTTACAAATTATTTAGTGTTACTTTTTCtctatatgtacatgtatgaagtTTACAGAATCAAAATGTACTGGAGATTGCTGATCAAATGTATTTGATCGATTTTATTGTTCTGTTTGCAGTGAGTCCATTAATAATCTAAAGCCCAGATTTGAAACTAGGACCTTCGATTGCGCAGATGAAAGTACATTTTTAATTACGCATTTTATTTTGCAGATTACGATGTGTTATAAACAAATAAGTTAAAGTGAGAAGAGTACAACAGCGGTAACACCCTAGACGATGCCGTGGATATATCTATCGTGTATTTTTCCAGATGTACTTAGTTTCATGATCAAAATTTTTTCCTTTAGTAATGCTCAATGGCGTGAAATATTGTTACATTTCCTTTCTTGTATATAGTGCTTTCTTACACAGAGACAAATGAAAGAACGACTAGTATTGATAACATTTAAAGTATTAATAGCAATATGTATTGAAATGAGTAGTCACACTACAATATTTCATCGCGTTATTTGCCATACTTAATTctatattacattttatgtaTAGCTgtttcatatcattttatacaCACTATTTCATTTCACGAATTTCCATTATTTAGGTGAAAAACGCAGCTTGGACCAAAAGAGTGCAGGCATGAGTTCAGGTATActtaacattcatttgctgTCCTACATTTATCTCTACGTTTTTTACAAGCTAGGAAACAGATTTCATTACGGGCGTATATATGTGTAACAGGAAATGAGCAAAATACAATTGGAGATTCAGTGAATATGCATCCCGGAGGTGGCCCACCTCTGCCTCCTCCGCTTCCACCACAGGCACCATGGCAAACGCATCATGTTAGAGTTCCGTGGGGCAGACCACCGCCAATGCCAAGAGATGATCACCAAGGAGGATGTCCTACGTTACCCCCGACTAATATGCCACCACCTCAAATTAGACCCAGAGGTATTCACAGCAAATGACGACAGTGTTGATAACTGGTTAGATGTATATACTTATAAATACAATACAGATAATTACGAGTTGATTTTAATACGGAATACACGGTTATTTGTACTGATCGAACTGGGTGCTTATGCAAATATAATACTTGAAAGTACATGCGGAATATAATTAAAATCTACGGAGTGGTGAAGTTTTCTGTGTtcatagtttgaaaatattaaaaatagtgACTCATCGGTTTCATtcttcgaaatagcgtctcaTTGATTTGTAACTCCGTTTAAGTTTTTAATTTCAGATTTGGCTGTGTAATATAATGATGGAATGTTTCCGTGATTATTCAGGACACATTGAAGGTAATCGTTCGCCCgtacaaaatgcgatattggagCACCCGTTGAACGTCGAATATAATCAAATGCCACCGTATACGACAAAACCTCCCCCTTATAATTCACATCCGTTGATGCAATCCATTTGCAAtccaccgccaccaccgccgccgcacCATCAACAGCGACCGCAGCATCCACCCCAAACAGTGCAGCATTATCAGGTGCCAATTTCTCAGACATATCAGCCTCCAACTTCCTGTCCACCGTGGATGAATTAATGTACGATACGATGGGAACGGAGTTCTTACGTCAGTACCTCGAAAATGGCTGATACAGTCCGTCCGATTTCACGCCGTTCGGGACACACTACGAACGTAAATGGATGGCATTGCATTACCTTATCTCCATCAAATTGTTCCTCGCGGTATAgctaattataattttattgttTGTTACAAACGTCCCGCTGCAAACATGTGTTGTTCTGTAAAAATTGTGGATACATTATACAAATTATTTATAGCGAACGTCCCCTAAGGCTTAGATAGCGAACGAtagtataaatttatatatatacatatatatacgtatgtgtCACGTTTCGAGCGTACAATACGCTCGTCTAGCGatatcaaaattcgattattatTGCGATAAAAAATAGACAGTTTCAAGATTTTAGTAAGGAAAACTTGTTACGGATATTGGGACGCATCTGGAACAGGTTCCTTAGGGATATTTTTTTATACAGGTACAGGGATGTGAGAATTTTTAATCGTACCGTTCGCCAGACGCGCGTGTTCTATGTTCACGGGAGCTAATAGTACGTTGTACGTGCTTTTAGCCACCGAGAAATTCCCATTCGATATCCGGTGCTTTCTTCTTCTGAAGATATGTCGAAATAAAAGTCTTCGTTTCTTCCTTTCCTTTAACACGTATTAAGATATCCCTATATTTATATTTGATGTCGTGGCTGTGAATATACGAGTTATCAATATCCACTTAACCCATTGAATATTTATAAGATGTTATAACAAGCTTTTGGAGTTCCAGGAGTCAGTTCAGGATACGTTTCAATATCTTCGatagtttttttttattatgaaTTGTTCAAACTGTCTATTTCTTTTATTTGTATTAATCCTGTATAATTATTTAACGCAAAGTTTATGTGAACCATGATTTGCAAAAGATAATTCATATTTATCGGGTGCGATGCAGGTGCATATAGCGGGAAATGATTCtgattagtttgaagaaatgcTTTTTAATAGTCATACGCGCACACACTCATACGAGGACTTACTTAGGATACTtgcaattctttttttttttatccacgGTACATAATCGATCCTCTCCGACTTATCATATGGCATCTGTTTCTTTCTTTAGTTTTCGCTGTACTCCGCATACTGCATAATATCTACTCATCATAGACAATATACAGACGATGTATGCAAGATTGTATACAATCGTGATTAAGTCGCCGCTTCTTACGAGACGTTGATAACGAAATCGCGGTAATCCCTGCCGTGCGAACGGTTTTTCGTAACGTTCCCGCGGATCACCTCTGTGAAACATGTAAATTAATTAATCGCTGTTATAGTACAATATGTTTGATTTAACGTTTAAGTGAACAGGGTCAGTGTCACTCCACGTCTTCATGTATGTGTTCATGAGAGGACGTATCTCGATACGTATATGATATTTTAAAGTTATAATAACAGAACAAGTGTTGAGCTCGAATCTGTATTGAAGTTCGACTGATGTACGGGATCTTCTGTTTTGGGTTAAGTCATTATTTTTATGGTTTAGTTATAGATATATATTTTCCGATGGAACCCAATTTTTtgaataaattaatttaatgGCAATCAATTTGGTATTTTTCGGCATGTTAATCCGGCGTGTTGATTCAGATTAAGATACTATTACTGCTAATGGAGTATCTGTGTACGAATACCTTTCCAATTCGGAGGAATTTTTAAATATCGTAATTATTTTCACTTAGACTGATAACATACAATCATAAGAGTAGCGAAACTATTTCGTCGAACGATATTAAATCGTTAATATTTTAAATCACCTGACTTTAATTAATTTCTGCCGATACGAAACAACGTCCCCCGGTTATTTCTGCGTTAATTAAAATTCTGCCAACGGAGAACGACGCATTTTGTCAACTATCGATCGAGTTATTACATTTCCTCCGTTTTCAATAGCTATTACCTTTAGAAATATTCTATTCTGTACACTTCACCTACCATCAGCTTTTCCAGATATTGATCCACAATTATAGTAATTGTGCTTTTAATTTATTGCTTTCCCACTGAAAGTTAACGGCTACTCAGTTCCACATAAATGTTTTGATTTGcatataataatttatattccCACTTTACGATTCTATAGAAGCGTTTTAATTAATAACATTAACCGTTCTTCGCAAATGCACGTTTGTTTCGCGCTAAAGCTCAGCCGCTGAATGTCGTTAAAACAACTCTGTTTTTGCTCCCAATCGGCTGTCGTTCTAATTAAAGTCGTTAAACGTTCGAACGTGCGATACGTGCGGTGATCGAATATTGGCCTAGGTTTTCAGCCCGAACGAAATTCTGTTTAATACAAATCCGATGGAGTCGTGCGCCGCTGGAATTGCCTGTCGTTATAGGGGGTGAATGGCGTGCGCCAAAGGCCATAATAGAATCGAGTATCGTAAAATGGTACAGTCTCCACGATCAATTAACGGAAGACTTGGATTTTATTGGAATACATCTAGAAACTAAAGTATTTCATTTAAAAGTAATTCAATTTCCCAATTACTCAGAATTTAATTTAAGAAATGGAACGTTCAACTCAACCCATGGAATTCACTTAAGGCTCTTCGCGCGGTTTTACGCAAATTTAGAGTAAAATCTGAAATTGTAAGCTATCGTTAGTAACGGTTTGTTATTTCTCCCAGCTTCGAATCGTTTGCATCGACGAGCATTTAGTTCGATTCTTCGTAAATTATTCGTGGAAGAGCGTGGCTCACTTCAACGCTCAATTGGCTTTTCCCTGTCCGTATCGGAACTTAACCAACTACTCCGAATGACCAATTGAACCTTTCTCATTAAATCACGCGAACGTTCGAGTCACTTCGTGTTACCGTTTAGCCATGTCTCAGGTTTGTCCCTCGTCGTCTCATCAATTAGTCGCGGCCACAGTGGCGTTCCGTCGAGCGCGTCGTAAGTTCCCGAAAAATTTTGGTCTCCGCTGTAACTCCGAAGAGACAACGAAACTTGATAAAGTAATTATCTTCTCTGGAttctgaaataaaaataaaaatgccAATGTAATATATAAAACGTTTAGTTACATTTGTTTGGCTTTCTTAAGTAAAAAAGAACTCTATTAGGGAGAAATATTAATGATGGCACTATCGTGATCTTTTCCGATCCTTTCAAAgattaatagaaattattaatatCTAATAAagggtataataaatattattttcacgGAAATTGTTATTTAACAACGTTTGGAAACAGACGGAGAGCGTCAGTGGCAATGAAGAAACGAACGACCAAGAGAATTTACCGCTTCCATCGAGGACGTGTTCAAACGGAAGATCAAATCGCGTCGAAATGAAGACATTATGGAACGACGAGTGCGGGGAAAGCGCCTCGGTCAAGGAAAACTTAGTTCAGAAGCCAATAATCTGCAGTTGTTGTCGCAAGCGTAACGATCAGTGCAGTGCTGGTGATACGCTCGACGTCGTCCCAAGCAAAGAATACAATGGAATCACGAAGAAATGCGAGTTTTCCAAATCGGATCAACTAGAAAAGTACCATTCGTTACGTATATTTCAATTTGAAAAATCTCTTGCGAATAACACTTTAttttatgtatacatatttATAATGAAGATTGTTATCAGATGTCAGTTGAGTGTTAAATATTCTGAATAATTCCTTTTCTAACAGTTTATTCTTTCCACAGTTGCGATACAAAGCCGATGAGAGGTTCCACTGCGGACTCCCGAAATTCTGATCGGTGCCACAGCTCGTGTTCTCGTTCAGGAAGAGGAAATTCAAAGGAAACTTCGACCAAATTAGGGTCCGTTAATCTTCTATATGACAGAGACCAGGGTGAAGTGGATAACGTTAAATATAGTGGATCGTTTGAGAAACGCAGtaagttggaattcttttctcgaATTTTAAGACTTATGCTAATAATTTTCCGTTTCTTTCAGATTGCAACACGACTGATCACGACTGCAATGCCGCAGAAAGGGATTACACGGCGGTACATCGAAATCCAGGCTGTACATTTTCCGCGCAGAAGGATAACTCGCCGTCGTCCAACAGCTCGCGTACCCATAATTTCCACTGTGCGAAGCATTCGACTTTTGATCTCCTACGACCACATCGGGATTGTTGTCATCAAAACCGCCATCGTTGCTGCCATTCTCATAGCCATTGCCATCACTGTTGCAGCAATGAGCACACCAGGTTAACAGAATCTAATTTTTTATTCTCTGAATTGTTCAAAGTTAGAGACTACTTGTTCCATAATTCAACCTTTTACGATTTCGTTGCACGACTTTCGATCAATCTTTCTCTCAACAGTTGTTCGTCGAAGCAGACGAATCTCGCGCCAGATATTTACCTGTGTTCCTCGAGCTCGAGCAATTGTAGAAGCTGCTGCCACGAAGAGCATACCAAACGAGACGCGATTTGCAACCACAATTGCCACGCGAAAGAAACGGAGAAGGCATTTCGGATACAGGAGCAGAACGATGAGGACCTCGACGACGCTGTGGGCACGATCAACCACAAGGACTCTTTGTGCATTTTGGTGGAGAAGTACAAGACCAACAAAAGGTGCAAACACAGACCATATTTCGGGGACAGTGAATTCTCGGACGAACGGATCAAAGACGAGTCCAATAAATCGTGCACCTCAGAAACCACCTGCCAAATGGACGAACTCGCGAAGCAAAGGGAGAAATATCCGAGTGGCAATAACTGTCGCCCGCCGATGGGGAAAACGTGCAGACACGGATTCCTGCAGATATTCAGAGAGGATGACTGCAGTCAAATAAAAAATCTCAAGTCCCGTTTAATAAAGGCCGGTACTTGTTGCTCCGCGAAAGGCACACCGTGGAGGCACACGTTTTAAGTTCGAAAGGAACGTTCATCTTACTACTACTAAGTTTTGTATTTTTATTGGCTTTAGTTGACACGTTTCttagatatttatttatttttttatcatACGGGGCAATTGCGTGGTACATTGTATTTATATTGTTTTTTATTGATCACGGT
The window above is part of the Xylocopa sonorina isolate GNS202 chromosome 3, iyXylSono1_principal, whole genome shotgun sequence genome. Proteins encoded here:
- the LOC143422057 gene encoding uncharacterized protein LOC143422057, translating into MSQVCPSSSHQLVAATVAFRRARRKFPKNFGLRCNSEETTKLDKTESVSGNEETNDQENLPLPSRTCSNGRSNRVEMKTLWNDECGESASVKENLVQKPIICSCCRKRNDQCSAGDTLDVVPSKEYNGITKKCEFSKSDQLENCDTKPMRGSTADSRNSDRCHSSCSRSGRGNSKETSTKLGSVNLLYDRDQGEVDNVKYSGSFEKRNCNTTDHDCNAAERDYTAVHRNPGCTFSAQKDNSPSSNSSRTHNFHCAKHSTFDLLRPHRDCCHQNRHRCCHSHSHCHHCCSNEHTSCSSKQTNLAPDIYLCSSSSSNCRSCCHEEHTKRDAICNHNCHAKETEKAFRIQEQNDEDLDDAVGTINHKDSLCILVEKYKTNKRCKHRPYFGDSEFSDERIKDESNKSCTSETTCQMDELAKQREKYPSGNNCRPPMGKTCRHGFLQIFREDDCSQIKNLKSRLIKAGTCCSAKGTPWRHTF